The following coding sequences lie in one Syngnathus scovelli strain Florida chromosome 1, RoL_Ssco_1.2, whole genome shotgun sequence genomic window:
- the LOC125981387 gene encoding uncharacterized protein has translation MVLSFAAWFLIALALRRTCVGVPMCPTGWQDYNNHCYFFGTYSKSWTQAEDYCVSKGGHLASIRDQQERDWLAQRRVKDPENWIGLRRATPGSSVWQWTDGTPFSYSAWEPMQPDYHKGLENCGEMRRSFGGRWNDDDCNANQGYICKLPGSLGMCANATNGASCSSQDVTCECQLAMKFSKTGGFQGVLGGLSVGRKLIIKGQSTPRATNLVINLEVRESSGKKTGSTALHLNFDFATKSFTVNAKVSYKWGSKLTGTLPQQRPFGAGLAFEIVIKCGSGAFQLTFNGERQQDFDYQIQDLQTINWLLVWQVTQSHVRLM, from the exons GGGTGCCCATGTGTCCGACTGGATGGCAGGACTACAACAACCACTGTTACTTCTTTGGAACATACAGTAAGTCCTGGACCCAGGCTGAGGACTATTGTGTGTCCAAGGGAGGCCACCTGGCGAGCATTAGGGACCAACAGGAGAGG GACTGGCTGGCGCAGCGAAGAGTGAAAGACCCTGAAAACTGGATTGGCCTGCGACGTGCGACGCCTGGGAGCAGCGTGTGGCAGTGGACAGATGGAACACCTTTCTCCTACTC GGCCTGGGAACCCATGCAGCCAGACTACCACAAGGGACTGGAGAACTGCGGTGAGATGCGGCGGAGTTTTGGTGGTCGCTGGAACGACGACGACTGTAACGCTAACCAGGGCTACATCTGCAAGCTGCCAGGGA GCTTGGGCATGTGCGCAAACGCCACCAATGGGGCGTCGTGTTCTTCTCAGGATGTGACGTGCGAGTGCCAGCTCGCCAtgaaattcagcaag ACAGGCGGCTTCCAAGGTGTCTTGGGCGGTCTCAGCGTGGGCCGCAAACTCATCATCAAGGGACAATCCACTCCTCGAGCAACCAA TCTGGTGATCAACCTGGAGGTGCGTGAGAGCAGCGGCAAGAAGACGGGCAGCACGGCGCTGCATCTGAACTTCGACTTTGCCACCAAAAGCTTCACTGTCAACGCCAAAGTCAGCTACAAGTGGGGCAGCAAGCTGACCGGGACCCTTCCCCAACAACGCCCTTTCGGAGCAGGACTCGCCTTCGAG ATTGTCATCAAGTGTGGCAGTGGTGCTTTCCAGTTGACCTTCAACGGTGAGCGCCAGCAGGACTTTGATTATCAAATTCAGGACCTGCAAACCATCAACTGGCTGTTGGTGTGGCAAGTGACGCAGAGTCACGTCCGGCTGATGTGA